In Rhodamnia argentea isolate NSW1041297 chromosome 4, ASM2092103v1, whole genome shotgun sequence, the following proteins share a genomic window:
- the LOC115749627 gene encoding ribosomal RNA small subunit methyltransferase H isoform X1 encodes MATVTALKLLTLSSPFVLKPPQLTWVCCGLISFRSPPLESRSRCVGARFSTSSKSDPSVKETTAKKKKKKEGKGKGKGKVDGGNGRGATAMEALLKRRTRSSRELDDEMVQQLLGVDNHIPVLLGEVLDVFSGRKLRSFADCTLGAAGHSSAIIQAHPELQCYLGMDVDPMAHQMAKTKIDALLHGDSLSMSSNLRGYFLLRNFRFIKSVVDEVADELMDSGFDGILMDLGVSSMQVNNAERGFSVLNDGPLDMRMDPQASLKAEDILNSWPESEVGRILREYGEESNWFSLQNKIVKSRVRGGLHSTRDLVSLIQNSTPRTKGRQGWIKTATRVFQALRIAVNDELKTLQDSLYSCFECLTPGGRLAVISFHSLEDRIVKQTFLDIVRGKRTDEDGEISEEMKRDLASAVTNDNDKEVWIRQIIHGEKGRILTKRPITPSEKEEKLNRRSRSAKLRVIEKI; translated from the exons ATGGCGACTGTGACGGCACTGAAACTGCTGACGCTGTCGTCTCCTTTTGTGCTCAAACCTCCCCAACTAACGTGGGTGTGTTGTGGGTTGATTTCGTTTCGCTCTCCGCCACTCGAATCTCGGTCTCGTTGCGTTGGAGCGCGTTTCTCGACGAGCAGCAAGAGCGACCCATCGGTTAAGGAGACgacggcgaagaagaagaagaagaaggaggggaaggggaaggggaaggggaaggtggATGGTGGGAATGGGAGAGGAGCTACGGCGATGGAGGCGTTGTTGAAGCGGAGGACGCGTTCATCCAGAGAGCTCGACGATGAGATGGTCCAGCAGTTGCTTGGCGTCGACAACCACATACCGGTGCTGCTCGGTGAAGTGCTGGATGTCTTCTCGGGCCGGAAACTCCGGTCTTTCGCTGACTGCACTCTCGGTGCCGCCGGCCATTCTTCTGCT ATTATCCAGGCACACCCAGAATTGCAGTGTTATCTTGGAATGGATGTCGATCCTATGGCACATCAAATGGCAAAGACCAAGATCGATGCTCTTTTGCATGGTGATTCCTTGTCCATGTCTTCAAACTTGAGAGGATATTTTCTTTTGAGGAACTTTAGATTTATAAAATCCGTGGTTGATGAGGTTGCTGATGAGCTGATGGACTCTGGATTTGATGGCATCTTAATGGACTTGGGAGTGTCATCGATGCAG GTTAACAATGCTGAAAGAGGTTTCAGTGTCCTAAATGATGGACCTCTTGATATGAGAATGGATCCTCAG GCAAGTTTGAAAGCAGAAGACATCTTAAACTCTTGGCCTGAATCTGAAGTTGGACGAATCTTGCGGGAGTATGGTGAAGAAAGCAATTGGTTCTCCTTGCAGAATAAGATTGTTAAATCTCGTGTTCGCGGTGGACTGCATTCCACTAGAGACCTCGTTAGTCTAATCCAAAACTCAACTCCCAGGACAAAAG GAAGACAAGGTTGGATAAAAACAGCAACGCGGGTATTTCAGGCTTTACGGATAGCAGTCAACGATGAACTCAAGACACTGCAAGACTCTCTCTATTCTTGTTTTGAGTGCCTTACACCTGGTGGTAGGCTCGCTGTCATCTCCTTCCACAGTTTGGAGGACAGGATAGTGAAACAGACATTTCTTGACATTGTGAGAGGCAAGAGAACTGATGAAGATGGAGAGATAAGTGAAGAGATGAAGAGAGATCTTGCAAGTGCTGTCACTAATGACAATGACAAGGAAGTGTGGATTAGGCAGATAATACATGGTGAAAAGGGTAGGATTTTAACCAAGAGACCAATAACTCCATCTGAGAAGGAAGAGAAGTTGAACCGCCGGAGCAGGAGTGCTAAGCTCAGGGTGATCGAGAAGATCTAA
- the LOC115749627 gene encoding ribosomal RNA small subunit methyltransferase H isoform X2 — MATVTALKLLTLSSPFVLKPPQLTWVCCGLISFRSPPLESRSRCVGARFSTSSKSDPSVKETTAKKKKKKEGKGKGKGKVDGGNGRGATAMEALLKRRTRSSRELDDEMVQQLLGVDNHIPVLLGEVLDVFSGRKLRSFADCTLGAAGHSSAIIQAHPELQCYLGMDVDPMAHQMAKTKIDALLHGDSLSMSSNLRGYFLLRNFRFIKSVVDEVADELMDSGFDGILMDLGVSSMQVNNAERGFSVLNDGPLDMRMDPQASLKAEDILNSWPESEVGRILREYGEESNWFSLQNKIVKSRVRGGLHSTRDLEDKVG, encoded by the exons ATGGCGACTGTGACGGCACTGAAACTGCTGACGCTGTCGTCTCCTTTTGTGCTCAAACCTCCCCAACTAACGTGGGTGTGTTGTGGGTTGATTTCGTTTCGCTCTCCGCCACTCGAATCTCGGTCTCGTTGCGTTGGAGCGCGTTTCTCGACGAGCAGCAAGAGCGACCCATCGGTTAAGGAGACgacggcgaagaagaagaagaagaaggaggggaaggggaaggggaaggggaaggtggATGGTGGGAATGGGAGAGGAGCTACGGCGATGGAGGCGTTGTTGAAGCGGAGGACGCGTTCATCCAGAGAGCTCGACGATGAGATGGTCCAGCAGTTGCTTGGCGTCGACAACCACATACCGGTGCTGCTCGGTGAAGTGCTGGATGTCTTCTCGGGCCGGAAACTCCGGTCTTTCGCTGACTGCACTCTCGGTGCCGCCGGCCATTCTTCTGCT ATTATCCAGGCACACCCAGAATTGCAGTGTTATCTTGGAATGGATGTCGATCCTATGGCACATCAAATGGCAAAGACCAAGATCGATGCTCTTTTGCATGGTGATTCCTTGTCCATGTCTTCAAACTTGAGAGGATATTTTCTTTTGAGGAACTTTAGATTTATAAAATCCGTGGTTGATGAGGTTGCTGATGAGCTGATGGACTCTGGATTTGATGGCATCTTAATGGACTTGGGAGTGTCATCGATGCAG GTTAACAATGCTGAAAGAGGTTTCAGTGTCCTAAATGATGGACCTCTTGATATGAGAATGGATCCTCAG GCAAGTTTGAAAGCAGAAGACATCTTAAACTCTTGGCCTGAATCTGAAGTTGGACGAATCTTGCGGGAGTATGGTGAAGAAAGCAATTGGTTCTCCTTGCAGAATAAGATTGTTAAATCTCGTGTTCGCGGTGGACTGCATTCCACTAGAGACCTC GAAGACAAGGTTGGATAA